The Populus alba chromosome 6, ASM523922v2, whole genome shotgun sequence genomic interval GGAGTGGTTAAATTGTCAGGGCATAGAAGTACGAGTGAAAGTGTCATTAATGGTTCTTCTTCTAGCAGCCATTGAATTTTCAAACATGTGtgtataataaaatagataggCTCTGCAAATTACTCttcgaatgatttttttttatttttttataatcgaATGAATGCTTATTCTGTTCTCATCTTAGTGACTTGCACAAAATCAAATCCACTCCTTTTAGaatcccttttcttcttctttttgtatcTAAAAAATGATGAGATCAAATCTAAGTGAATATAAAAAAGAGgcacccttttttttatttatatatcacAAGTGGGTTGTTGGTTATCTATTTTGAGGccctatataaataaaaaatatataaaaaattgaaaaaatattggaaaaaaatcaagaaaatatattagtaaGAAGAATATACCAAAATGCTAGGAAATTGCCAAAGACTGGTTGAACAAGATCACAATATACAAGATTAGAAAATTTgataatgtattttcaattaaagaatgttagtatccaaaatattattagagataataattatatttttttactgttaatataaggataaaaaaaacctaaaaggagttaatatccaaaatattattaggcataataattttattactcactttaatataagaaaaaaaaacttgtatgaggttaatatataaaatattattgtaaataATACAATCCATtcatttctaatataaaaataaaatttacaagaaattttatctaaaatattatttgaaatgacATGTAGAAAAAATTCTAGTTTTACCTTAAAAAATACCTTAGctataattgaaaatattttacattctCAGACTAAATTCTTGACCTAGAAAATCAGGGTTTGTTCATTATAGCAAACCCGTCATGGTAGGATAGTAGAAATAAACATCATCAGATCAtagcaaacaataaaaaaataatgcaaattacCTTAGATAAGGCGTATTAGGGGTGATAATACATTTTCTTTACGTAACCAATCTCTTTCCTAAAATCTTTGCAAAAACCAGTTAAGATTTCTACTACTCATAATACTTGGTGGTGACTCCTCAACCAACCAAAAGACCTTCAAGACCTAGCCCAAAAAGGGTCACCACAACGTTATGCTCTCGCGATGATGATTCGTGATGCTTTTAGAATATTTATTAAAGCTTTGTTTGGTAATGcagttcaatatattttcaaatgtttttcaaattatttttcatctaaaaaggcattaaattgattttttaatatatttttatagtctAGATACGTTGatgtaaagaaataattttttaaaaatattattttaatatatttttaatttatatttttataaaaatcataatatttctttttttcaagatttattataaatactTAAAGATATTATAGTATAAAATAACACttatttaatatctttaataaatgtcattcttttttaacactaatcaacaataaataaaatttaataaatacacTTAAATAACATTGAATCATTCACCTATTTTTAGTACCATTTAGATGCAATGCATTTGTCACATTGACATTGATAGTCCTCAAACAAAATGCATcacattgtatttttatttttacattaattgTAGTTTCAACATCACTATCATGGTGAATACATCCTCCAACCGTTTTTTAAATGATCACATAAAATATCAACTAGAAGAATTATATACTTTGAAGATTAAATGATCACATATTCCTTACAGATAAAATTGTGGGAAAGTTCAGATTCTTggtgaataaaaatataaaatgtagaACAAAAGAAAGGTAGGGATTTCATGATGAGAAGAGAGTGGGGATATTCTTTAGCAGCAAGATGCTGTGCTGTGGGATAATGTGAGCTCAAATGGGGACCATCGTTGCCTCAAAAGATATCTTTTACCTTTCAACAATCATCCTTTCCcctatctttcttttctctatgCAATCAACCATTCATTACCTTTAGCTTTTGCGAATTGCAAGGATGAATTGCTGAGACCTCTCTGCTCAAAAGTTTTGAGTCTTTCCTTCAATGAAAGGTTTCAAGACAACAGTCATActttagaaattaagaaaactaTAGAAGAAGACAATGTTTCTCTTGTCACATGCGCTTAGTTATTTTGGACAGGAATCATTCAGACATGTAACATGTAGCCATTTTTATATGTTGTCTCTGTAATGTAATAGTCATTGTCAAGTAGTTTTGGTGTTCTTGGAATTGGTGCCAAATTTCTGGTCACCAGGCAACAAACCAACATTCAAACTCCAGGATTTGaccctttttttaatctttttcccCCTCAATTTTCTTGGCTTTCTTCTGTTGAGCTAATCACAAAGGGGAAATTTGAATCATCAAGCTGAAAAAGTCAAGcagttttattgttatttgctCGAGTCAGATTACATTTAAGTGCAATTCCTACAAGAACATGGAGATTTGACCTTGTACAATGCCCTAAGTAGTTTACAGATGGTCTTTTATGACATGCACTTATTCTGTGCAAACTCAGGTATACAATTTCAATGGTGTGAAGGTCTAATTGTTAGTTaaaattaaggggaaaaaatggCTGACAAGCGGTCAACAAAGGGGGTCAATAAAGGGGGGCAAGTATAATGTTGAGAAGCAGTCAATTGAAGTTGGCAGGTGCAAATCAAAGTTTTCTCTACAGATATGCATCCTGGTGCAAAGTCAAGAATTCAGACTGCATTACAAAACAACCCCCTACAGTCTCTATAACTGAATGTGTTAAGCATGAGATTAGAGTTTCAAAAGTTTGTTTCCCTGCAATCAAGAATGGCCACTCTCCAGTATGATTGACACACAGATCTCTTATTGTTTATCTTTGTAGATCAAACAACAGCACGTCTGAGTTATTCGTGTTCTTCCGCTGACTTCCCGAATGGAAGATACTTGGAAAGACAATGAATGTGCATTCCGCTAAACTTAAAATGTTTGCCGCCGTCCATGTGCCCAATGCCGGTTTTGGTTCCCTGGTCTAATGGGTTGGTTTTTCTGAACATATCCCTGCTTAGGGAGATCATGCAGCTCCATTACCTGTATCGTTCTTTGCCTCTTGGCtgtggagaaaaaaagaaaacaactgtTAGAGATCATCTGCATCTTCGAATTTGTACAGAAATTTATATACGAGCATGCTTCGAGTTACTTCATAATATCAAAAAGCACAACTTGGGACCAGTTTCATGCATCACCACATTTCATATCTGATTTTTTGTAAATTACTGAAAATCAATCCAAATAAATTACTATTAGTAACAATGATGCAGATTagaaatacacaaaaaaatctCCATGCAAAGACACTAACCATTCTCAGCTTGTTGATACCGCTCCTGGAGTTTCCTTTTTGTGGCTTCAAGTTTCATCTGGACATCAACTTCATCTGAGTTCTTCAATTTCTAGATGAACAATAGAGTGTCAGATTAAACTAGAGCGGTAGATTAAAAACTACAGCAATTCCTTTTATACTTACATCTTGCTGGCCAGTTGGAGGCTTTCTCTGGCTGGTAATCTTatctgttttttgaattaactGCAGTTCCTGATTCATCTTCTGCTCAACATTTTGCTTTAGAGGTCTTCCAGGTCCAGAATTGGCATTTGAAGGCTTGCTTGCCTTTACAATAGCTTCTTGCCTCCTCACCTGTTGACTCTTGTTGTCCTTGGAAAGGACATTTGCTCCATTAGGAGTGTGCTGTttctgttttgcaaaattttgttTCTCCACTGATGGTCTCTGTCCACTTTCACGGTTCTTGATGAATTCCCCACCATTTCGAGGATCTGAAACAACATCCCCCGTTCATAATCACGAATCTAAGAAGTGGGGAATTCAAATAAAGAACCGAATACCAAAAGCTATCAAAGAGAGGAACATAGGATAGCAAATTCAACTCACTTCCATCATCATCCATTCCATCAAAGAACTTCATGTAGTGCAGCAACAGGGACACACAAAATGTACAAACAGTTAGTCCCCAAACAGAATACCCTGAGTTATAATgtaaacataaatcaaaagataaaaaagaaacatactTGTGAGAGCTCCATTGAAGTGGGTTGAGTAGCAAAGAAAGCTCCTTCATCCAAAGGAGGAGATGGAAGcccttcttcttcatcaacgACAGAGGGATTTACAGAATCGGGAGTACCTTCATCACCTAAAAATCCAAGCATAAAATCAGATGCCAGAGAGAGTTTTTTAATTGGGTTGGAAAGAATGGTAAAAGCATCTCTACCGATGACAGAGTGCTAGCAAACAAATGGGTACCTCTTATAGCATTTGCAGTACTATACCACTCGTCTACTAAAACTTTCCAGTCTCTGCAACCACATAAGAGAATTTACATgttatataattgaaaataaacaaataaaattctgTAGAGCATTCAAGAATCATAAACTAAATGACGTGCATGAATGAAGTCCAATGTCATCATTTATGGCACCTATACAGTCTCCAGCAACAAGAAGCAAACTAATTTTCTCATATATATGCTCGTACCAAGGTTGAAATGGGTTAAGAAACATGCCACTGCCTGCATATACTTATTGATCATTCGGCTTATTCATACACATATGTAAGGTGAAGAACCGAAAGGGCAGCTAGCAAACTCATCCAGCAGATTAACAAATGAAGTAGAATATACGATCTTGGCAACCAAAGGCATTCAATGTTTGGCGAGTGGCAATAACtcagcagtttttttttatgacccGGCACCGCCAACTGGTTGAGAACTAGCAGAAATGAAAACTCACCTCATAAACCAAGTTGAATATGATGCAGTCCTATGACATGGTCGAATTGCTAATTATCTAGCACATAGCAAcaaactactactactactactactactactactactactactactttgTTATCCATCAAGGCACAAAGAAGCTGTTGTACAACACAGGAAACAAGCACATACTCTATTAGAGTCCGTGCAAGATATCGAATCTGCTTTGATCCATGCTTCCGGAGGACATTGACAGCCTTTCCAATCTCAGTTGCCTGGTGAAAGACAAGCCCCATGAGTACATAAACTCGAGTAAAAGAATTTGTACTGCCAGACAAAATTAATCCgattcaaaaactaaaagaaagaaTGAATCAAACCTTAAGAGTATCCACAGTCAAAGCCATCAGTCGAAGCTTCCTCAAAGATTCAAGCAACACGGAATCAGACTGTCATAAGAACAATCAAAGCACCACCAATCAGACGTCAGAAAACTCAAACACACAGAACAAAGTTTCAGTAATCTCCAACCAAACAACAGCAATTCTAAATAATCTCCAAACCCCATTTTAAAGGATCCataaaaccaaataatttaACAATCCACTCACCCAAATAAGCTGAAAAAACTCAAAATGCTGTTTAGATATAATAACATACCTCATCTTGGCTGTTATAAAGAAAGTCTTTGATTCTCAAAACCTCATCAACTGTCTGAGAAACCTCTTCAATCTCATCAGTCAAAGCTTCAGCATCTCCATAACTAAAATTACTAACCAACTGATCATTCACATTCACTTCTCCATTATCAATATCATTATCTCTATTACTACTATTCACCTTGCTCCCTTTACTACCACCTCCCTCGTACTCAAACCCACCATCATCAATATCTATATCAACATCAccatcatcaccaccaccaccaacaccacCAGAATTATCACCATCCCTTCTCTTGCTACAGCAACCTCCATCATCACTCACACCTTCATCATGACCCGGCACCGCCAACTCAACCCGGTTACAGCCCGAACACTTTATCAATCTACAAGAAAACAAACGCTCTGCAATTCGATCTCTACGCAATTTAAACTCTTTAGGACAATCAGATGCTGCAACCAAGATTGCATGATCAATGATACCAAAAATATCAGAACTTGCTGTCCTGAAATAATTCCTCCAATAATCAAGTGACGCAGATTTCATTGTAGCTCGATGACCCGAATCAAGAACCCGATTGTATCAGTTTCTATCCAAATTTCGCAATTCCCAGAAACAGAAAGTTAACATTCATTAGACTTtcataaccaaaaaaacaaaaatcgatCTTTGGGATAAAcccagaattaaaaaaaaacaatcttttttccAAATCTGATTGATACAAGATTGAAAATCGATTgctcacaaaaataaatttattgtttttcctccTGGTTTCTGTTTTGTCTCGGTTACGTTAAAGATGGGATTTTGTAGATAAGTTGAAGATGGTGATCAAGAAGTATCAAACAGAAACTAACGCGGGGTTgttttgtttatggttttttgcTTTCTCGTTGcaaggagagaagaaaattttcaagagaaaaaaaaagtcctgGAAAATTCGAAACTTTGTATGTAgtaggaaataaaagaaaataatttcggaattttgtttctttctctttctccctTTCCTTCTGTTTGGTTTCCTCCACAAAATACCAGCAGATGCTGTGCGGTACAAGCCAGAGAGAGagctaacaaaacaaaaaccaaggcAAACCCACTTTCCTTGAAACTGTtctaagcctttttttttttttttaatattagataaaaaaaaaatagaacgataattaagaaaaagatagagaatgatttttatctttattttactctacactttaatttattttcttaatatttttttaaaaaagaaacttaaGAATTTTAATCTCTATCAAGATTTTCAAATCTACCCTCTTTTATTTgagcaaaaataatataaaatgtaaaatcaaacaataattgATTGGATTTATCCTTCTATCAAGACTTTTACTGAATAATATAcgtaaaagatttttttttttataaaggatcattaaaaaaataaaagcaaacccTTAAAGGCATAAAGAATATATAAAGGGTCATCATTCAAAGCTCTTTCTTTTGTTAGAATAAAGTCTGGAGAGTTTATTGACTCGGTTCCTTGCCGAGTCACCACGGCCGTTAATCAACAAATGTTCGAAAACGTGTCAAAAACCTTTTAGTTACCGTAAGAGTTGATAACTTAAGAACTCGGCGGCTCGGTTTTGTGTCAGAGTGAACAGTGCACTGCATGACTTTGAAACAGTTAGCCTGAACTCATCCGACAGATTAATTTGTAACCTAAATAATACAGGGTTTAGGTTAAGTCggatttcaataataataataataacaggaCGAGAATTAATTCATtataatatagttaaaaattcgAGTTAATCAATGATATGATGTGTAGAAGAAAAcctgttaaaataatttttttaaaaagtttatttttattaaaataatattatttattcttttataaaataaaacaaaaattaatcgGGTTAATCAATAACTACCCCTACTGTAgttagatttaaaaattatagaagtatttaaaagcataataaaaattgttttttaaattgatttttacttaaaaatatataaaaataatattttttatttttaatatgagtatattataataataataaaaataaaaaaataaattttaaataaaaataaattaattttagttttttttctctctggaCCGCACTTCTAAATAAATGAATGGAAGGGGTGAAGGGGGTAAGATGTGTCATCAGCCGATTAGATTTATGGCTGTTATAGTTTTAATTCagcttttttatctttaatttgatTGGCTGGCTTTTAGGTGGCTATTGACTTATGCAAAAGagattagaaaattaatttttttttattgaattataagttttaaatcaattttattttttaggttttttcccTTAACTTCtcgtaattgttttttaaaaaaaactcttattatCGCAAGGGGAAAATCACTGTTGTTGGTTAGAGATTTGTTATCATTAACAAGTGAGTTTGTTTCcatattattatcttatttaaaaaaatataatttgaaacatACATCTTTGTTTCACCCATCTTATTTAAGATTAGGCTTGCTTGGagttatgattaatttttaaagttttttcgtgctgaaatgcattaaaataatatatttttttatttttttaaaattatttttgagatcaggaTATTAAAACGatacaaaacattaaaagaataatttttaataaaaacaaaaaattaaattttgatagaaTATAATTTGCACCGTGTTTTCAAACATACTCTATATCTGTTTGGTGAATAAATTTAATCCATTGAAAATTTCTCATTAAAATTGTTCACAAAATatcttgataaaatattttaaaaaataatttttaattcacaTTATTCTTCTCATATTAGATTTATTCGAATATTTACCATAGAATCATGGCATCGTATATTCccaattgtgaaaaaaatggTAACAAAGTTAATTACCGATAGAGGTTTATGgatgggaaagaaaaggaatgaaTATGTCTCTAGATGGATTTTATTGCTTCGATACAATTTATATTAActcttatttttcatataaaaccaTCTTAAGTGAATCTTTCCGGACGATTGTTTTAAGCatagattttagatttgatttggtGGCTGGTTTGATTCAAGGTCCAGGTTCTGGATTTTGATTAGATTATTGAGTTActcggtttaatttttttaaaaaaaatcaaaatgattttattttagtaaataaaaaagtcaacgggttgcaATCAGATTGTTGACCAGGTTTTGACAGGTCAACGTGCTAGGTCAGTCAAGTTACACctgactttttctttttttattttttctttaacttggCTTAGTTTTAGCATCAAGTTGACCCATCATACCAagccaagttttaaaattatggttttaagtgaatatttttttttctaaaaatattaagagcgTGTctgacagtgtggtagcggttgctcttcaaataacttttcgtgccgaaatgcatgctaatgatttttttcattttttaaaaattatttttgatatcagcacgataaaatgatccaaaaaatacaaacaacacttaattttaacaaaaaaataaaaaaaattcaaaattgatgGGAACGTGGtttgcaccgc includes:
- the LOC118053016 gene encoding probable mediator of RNA polymerase II transcription subunit 26b, which encodes MKSASLDYWRNYFRTASSDIFGIIDHAILVAASDCPKEFKLRRDRIAERLFSCRLIKCSGCNRVELAVPGHDEGVSDDGGCCSKRRDGDNSGGVGGGGDDGDVDIDIDDGGFEYEGGGSKGSKVNSSNRDNDIDNGEVNVNDQLVSNFSYGDAEALTDEIEEVSQTVDEVLRIKDFLYNSQDESDSVLLESLRKLRLMALTVDTLKATEIGKAVNVLRKHGSKQIRYLARTLIEDWKVLVDEWYSTANAIRGDEGTPDSVNPSVVDEEEGLPSPPLDEGAFFATQPTSMELSQFFDGMDDDGNPRNGGEFIKNRESGQRPSVEKQNFAKQKQHTPNGANVLSKDNKSQQVRRQEAIVKASKPSNANSGPGRPLKQNVEQKMNQELQLIQKTDKITSQRKPPTGQQDKLKNSDEVDVQMKLEATKRKLQERYQQAENAKRQRTIQVMELHDLPKQGYVQKNQPIRPGNQNRHWAHGRRQTF